A region from the Onthophagus taurus isolate NC chromosome 8, IU_Otau_3.0, whole genome shotgun sequence genome encodes:
- the LOC111425438 gene encoding endophilin-A isoform X9, with protein MAFAGLKKQINKCNQYVTEKMGGAEGTKLDLDFMDMERKTDVTHELVEELQVKTKEFLQPNPNARAKMAAVKGISKLSGQAKSNTYPQPEGVLGDCMLTYGKKLGDDSMFGQALVEMGEALKQMADVKYSLDDNIKQNFLEPLHHLQTKDLKEVMHHRKKLQGRRLDFDCKRRRQAKVSRGNTPHSSPVKNLKATDEEIKMAEDKFAESLHLAQVGMFNLLENDVEQISQLATFADGLIDYHSQCTEILKALSETLHEKRDEAASRPKVDFNPKTLADLNIEGVDGMNGSSQLSSPQHKPYQLELTSGQHSANVLSASPLPSPMKSPARTPMTRAPCCTALYDFEAENMGELGFKENDVITLINKIDENWFEGSLNGRTGYFPVSYVRVDIPLP; from the exons ATGGCTTTTGCTGGATTAAAGAAACAAATCAACAAATGCAACCAG tatgTTACAGAAAAAATGGGTGGCGCAGAGGGAACGAAATTGGATTTGGACTTTATGGATATGGAACGTAAGACGGACGTCACGCACGAGTTGGTTGAAGAACTTCAGGTGAAGACGAAAGAGTTCCTGCAGCCGAATCCGAACGCGCGCGCGAAAATGGCCGCGGTTAAAGGTATTAGTAAACTGAGCGGACAGGCTAAGTCAAACACTTATCCGCAACCAGAGGGGGTCCTCGGTGACTGCATGCTGACCTATGGGAAGAAGCTCGGCGACGACAGCATGTTCGGACAGGCTCTCGTCGAGATGGGGGAGGCCCTCAAACAAATGGCAGATGTTAAGTATTCCCTTGATGATAATATCAAACAGAACTTCCTGGAACCATTACATCACTTACAAACTAAGGACCTTAAAGAAGTTATg CATCACCGGAAAAAGTTACAAGGCCGAAGACTCGATTTCGATTGTAAACGTCGCCGTCAAGCCAAAG TGTCTAGGGGTAACACCCCTCACTCCAGTCCAGTGAAAAATCTAAAGGCTACTG ATGAGGAGATTAAAATGGCCGAAGATAAATTCGCGGAGTCTCTCCATTTGGCTCAAGTGGGGATGTTTAATCTCCTCGAAAACGAT GTTGaacaaatatctcaattagcaACGTTTGCTGATGGCTTAATAGACTATCATAGTCAATGTACGGAAATTTTGAAAGCTTTATCTGAAACGCTTCATGAAAA GAGGGATGAAGCTGCAAGTCGTCCAAAAGTAGATTTTAATCCGAAAACTTTAGCTGATCTTAATATAGAGGGCGTCGACGGAATGAATG GCTCTTCCCAATTGTCTTCGCCCCAACATAAACCGTACCAGCTTGAATTGACATCGGGACAACATTCGGCGAACG ttttgtCAGCGTCGCCGTTACCATCTCCGATGAAATCCCCGGCGAGGACTCCAATGACTCGAGCTCCATGTTGTACGGCTCTTTATGACTTTGAAGCCGAAAATATGGGCGAACTCGGGTTTAAG GAGAATGATGTAATAacattgattaataaaatcgatGAGAATTGGTTCGAAGGAAGCCTGAATGGTCGCACGGGATACTTTCCGGTATCGTATGTGAGAGTTGACATTCCATtgccataa
- the LOC111425438 gene encoding endophilin-A isoform X1 produces MAFAGLKKQINKCNQYVTEKMGGAEGTKLDLDFMDMERKTDVTHELVEELQVKTKEFLQPNPNARAKMAAVKGISKLSGQAKSNTYPQPEGVLGDCMLTYGKKLGDDSMFGQALVEMGEALKQMADVKYSLDDNIKQNFLEPLHHLQTKDLKEVMHHRKKLQGRRLDFDCKRRRQAKVSRGNTPHSSPVKNLKATDEEIKMAEDKFAESLHLAQVGMFNLLENDVEQISQLATFADGLIDYHSQCTEILKALSETLHEKRDEAASRPKVDFNPKTLADLNIEGVDGMNGTNFNNPVISTRPTPVFRSTSITQPTQKSDPFEWNNFTGSSQLSSPQHKPYQLELTSGQHSANVLSASPLPSPMKSPARTPMTRAPCCTALYDFEAENMGELGFKENDVITLINKIDENWFEGSLNGRTGYFPVSYVRVDIPLP; encoded by the exons ATGGCTTTTGCTGGATTAAAGAAACAAATCAACAAATGCAACCAG tatgTTACAGAAAAAATGGGTGGCGCAGAGGGAACGAAATTGGATTTGGACTTTATGGATATGGAACGTAAGACGGACGTCACGCACGAGTTGGTTGAAGAACTTCAGGTGAAGACGAAAGAGTTCCTGCAGCCGAATCCGAACGCGCGCGCGAAAATGGCCGCGGTTAAAGGTATTAGTAAACTGAGCGGACAGGCTAAGTCAAACACTTATCCGCAACCAGAGGGGGTCCTCGGTGACTGCATGCTGACCTATGGGAAGAAGCTCGGCGACGACAGCATGTTCGGACAGGCTCTCGTCGAGATGGGGGAGGCCCTCAAACAAATGGCAGATGTTAAGTATTCCCTTGATGATAATATCAAACAGAACTTCCTGGAACCATTACATCACTTACAAACTAAGGACCTTAAAGAAGTTATg CATCACCGGAAAAAGTTACAAGGCCGAAGACTCGATTTCGATTGTAAACGTCGCCGTCAAGCCAAAG TGTCTAGGGGTAACACCCCTCACTCCAGTCCAGTGAAAAATCTAAAGGCTACTG ATGAGGAGATTAAAATGGCCGAAGATAAATTCGCGGAGTCTCTCCATTTGGCTCAAGTGGGGATGTTTAATCTCCTCGAAAACGAT GTTGaacaaatatctcaattagcaACGTTTGCTGATGGCTTAATAGACTATCATAGTCAATGTACGGAAATTTTGAAAGCTTTATCTGAAACGCTTCATGAAAA GAGGGATGAAGCTGCAAGTCGTCCAAAAGTAGATTTTAATCCGAAAACTTTAGCTGATCTTAATATAGAGGGCGTCGACGGAATGAATGGTACGAATTTTAACAATCCCGTTATAAGTACTCGCCCTACGCCTGTTTTTAGGTCCACATCCATAACACAACCTACCCAAAAATCCGACCCTTTTGAATGGAACAATTTTACag GCTCTTCCCAATTGTCTTCGCCCCAACATAAACCGTACCAGCTTGAATTGACATCGGGACAACATTCGGCGAACG ttttgtCAGCGTCGCCGTTACCATCTCCGATGAAATCCCCGGCGAGGACTCCAATGACTCGAGCTCCATGTTGTACGGCTCTTTATGACTTTGAAGCCGAAAATATGGGCGAACTCGGGTTTAAG GAGAATGATGTAATAacattgattaataaaatcgatGAGAATTGGTTCGAAGGAAGCCTGAATGGTCGCACGGGATACTTTCCGGTATCGTATGTGAGAGTTGACATTCCATtgccataa
- the LOC111425438 gene encoding endophilin-A isoform X10, whose amino-acid sequence MAFAGLKKQINKCNQYVTEKMGGAEGTKLDLDFMDMERKTDVTHELVEELQVKTKEFLQPNPNARAKMAAVKGISKLSGQAKSNTYPQPEGVLGDCMLTYGKKLGDDSMFGQALVEMGEALKQMADVKYSLDDNIKQNFLEPLHHLQTKDLKEVMHHRKKLQGRRLDFDCKRRRQAKVSRGNTPHSSPVKNLKATDEEIKMAEDKFAESLHLAQVGMFNLLENDVEQISQLATFADGLIDYHSQCTEILKALSETLHEKRDEAASRPKVDFNPKTLADLNIEGVDGMNGSSQLSSPQHKPYQLELTSGQHSANASPLPSPMKSPARTPMTRAPCCTALYDFEAENMGELGFKENDVITLINKIDENWFEGSLNGRTGYFPVSYVRVDIPLP is encoded by the exons ATGGCTTTTGCTGGATTAAAGAAACAAATCAACAAATGCAACCAG tatgTTACAGAAAAAATGGGTGGCGCAGAGGGAACGAAATTGGATTTGGACTTTATGGATATGGAACGTAAGACGGACGTCACGCACGAGTTGGTTGAAGAACTTCAGGTGAAGACGAAAGAGTTCCTGCAGCCGAATCCGAACGCGCGCGCGAAAATGGCCGCGGTTAAAGGTATTAGTAAACTGAGCGGACAGGCTAAGTCAAACACTTATCCGCAACCAGAGGGGGTCCTCGGTGACTGCATGCTGACCTATGGGAAGAAGCTCGGCGACGACAGCATGTTCGGACAGGCTCTCGTCGAGATGGGGGAGGCCCTCAAACAAATGGCAGATGTTAAGTATTCCCTTGATGATAATATCAAACAGAACTTCCTGGAACCATTACATCACTTACAAACTAAGGACCTTAAAGAAGTTATg CATCACCGGAAAAAGTTACAAGGCCGAAGACTCGATTTCGATTGTAAACGTCGCCGTCAAGCCAAAG TGTCTAGGGGTAACACCCCTCACTCCAGTCCAGTGAAAAATCTAAAGGCTACTG ATGAGGAGATTAAAATGGCCGAAGATAAATTCGCGGAGTCTCTCCATTTGGCTCAAGTGGGGATGTTTAATCTCCTCGAAAACGAT GTTGaacaaatatctcaattagcaACGTTTGCTGATGGCTTAATAGACTATCATAGTCAATGTACGGAAATTTTGAAAGCTTTATCTGAAACGCTTCATGAAAA GAGGGATGAAGCTGCAAGTCGTCCAAAAGTAGATTTTAATCCGAAAACTTTAGCTGATCTTAATATAGAGGGCGTCGACGGAATGAATG GCTCTTCCCAATTGTCTTCGCCCCAACATAAACCGTACCAGCTTGAATTGACATCGGGACAACATTCGGCGAACG CGTCGCCGTTACCATCTCCGATGAAATCCCCGGCGAGGACTCCAATGACTCGAGCTCCATGTTGTACGGCTCTTTATGACTTTGAAGCCGAAAATATGGGCGAACTCGGGTTTAAG GAGAATGATGTAATAacattgattaataaaatcgatGAGAATTGGTTCGAAGGAAGCCTGAATGGTCGCACGGGATACTTTCCGGTATCGTATGTGAGAGTTGACATTCCATtgccataa
- the LOC111425438 gene encoding endophilin-A isoform X13, giving the protein MAFAGLKKQINKCNQYVTEKMGGAEGTKLDLDFMDMERKTDVTHELVEELQVKTKEFLQPNPNARAKMAAVKGISKLSGQAKSNTYPQPEGVLGDCMLTYGKKLGDDSMFGQALVEMGEALKQMADVKYSLDDNIKQNFLEPLHHLQTKDLKEVMHHRKKLQGRRLDFDCKRRRQAKDEEIKMAEDKFAESLHLAQVGMFNLLENDVEQISQLATFADGLIDYHSQCTEILKALSETLHEKRDEAASRPKVDFNPKTLADLNIEGVDGMNGSSQLSSPQHKPYQLELTSGQHSANVLSASPLPSPMKSPARTPMTRAPCCTALYDFEAENMGELGFKENDVITLINKIDENWFEGSLNGRTGYFPVSYVRVDIPLP; this is encoded by the exons ATGGCTTTTGCTGGATTAAAGAAACAAATCAACAAATGCAACCAG tatgTTACAGAAAAAATGGGTGGCGCAGAGGGAACGAAATTGGATTTGGACTTTATGGATATGGAACGTAAGACGGACGTCACGCACGAGTTGGTTGAAGAACTTCAGGTGAAGACGAAAGAGTTCCTGCAGCCGAATCCGAACGCGCGCGCGAAAATGGCCGCGGTTAAAGGTATTAGTAAACTGAGCGGACAGGCTAAGTCAAACACTTATCCGCAACCAGAGGGGGTCCTCGGTGACTGCATGCTGACCTATGGGAAGAAGCTCGGCGACGACAGCATGTTCGGACAGGCTCTCGTCGAGATGGGGGAGGCCCTCAAACAAATGGCAGATGTTAAGTATTCCCTTGATGATAATATCAAACAGAACTTCCTGGAACCATTACATCACTTACAAACTAAGGACCTTAAAGAAGTTATg CATCACCGGAAAAAGTTACAAGGCCGAAGACTCGATTTCGATTGTAAACGTCGCCGTCAAGCCAAAG ATGAGGAGATTAAAATGGCCGAAGATAAATTCGCGGAGTCTCTCCATTTGGCTCAAGTGGGGATGTTTAATCTCCTCGAAAACGAT GTTGaacaaatatctcaattagcaACGTTTGCTGATGGCTTAATAGACTATCATAGTCAATGTACGGAAATTTTGAAAGCTTTATCTGAAACGCTTCATGAAAA GAGGGATGAAGCTGCAAGTCGTCCAAAAGTAGATTTTAATCCGAAAACTTTAGCTGATCTTAATATAGAGGGCGTCGACGGAATGAATG GCTCTTCCCAATTGTCTTCGCCCCAACATAAACCGTACCAGCTTGAATTGACATCGGGACAACATTCGGCGAACG ttttgtCAGCGTCGCCGTTACCATCTCCGATGAAATCCCCGGCGAGGACTCCAATGACTCGAGCTCCATGTTGTACGGCTCTTTATGACTTTGAAGCCGAAAATATGGGCGAACTCGGGTTTAAG GAGAATGATGTAATAacattgattaataaaatcgatGAGAATTGGTTCGAAGGAAGCCTGAATGGTCGCACGGGATACTTTCCGGTATCGTATGTGAGAGTTGACATTCCATtgccataa
- the LOC111425438 gene encoding endophilin-A isoform X4, which translates to MAFAGLKKQINKCNQYVTEKMGGAEGTKLDLDFMDMERKTDVTHELVEELQVKTKEFLQPNPNARAKMAAVKGISKLSGQAKSNTYPQPEGVLGDCMLTYGKKLGDDSMFGQALVEMGEALKQMADVKYSLDDNIKQNFLEPLHHLQTKDLKEVMHHRKKLQGRRLDFDCKRRRQAKGSHITDEEIKMAEDKFAESLHLAQVGMFNLLENDVEQISQLATFADGLIDYHSQCTEILKALSETLHEKRDEAASRPKVDFNPKTLADLNIEGVDGMNGTNFNNPVISTRPTPVFRSTSITQPTQKSDPFEWNNFTGSSQLSSPQHKPYQLELTSGQHSANASPLPSPMKSPARTPMTRAPCCTALYDFEAENMGELGFKENDVITLINKIDENWFEGSLNGRTGYFPVSYVRVDIPLP; encoded by the exons ATGGCTTTTGCTGGATTAAAGAAACAAATCAACAAATGCAACCAG tatgTTACAGAAAAAATGGGTGGCGCAGAGGGAACGAAATTGGATTTGGACTTTATGGATATGGAACGTAAGACGGACGTCACGCACGAGTTGGTTGAAGAACTTCAGGTGAAGACGAAAGAGTTCCTGCAGCCGAATCCGAACGCGCGCGCGAAAATGGCCGCGGTTAAAGGTATTAGTAAACTGAGCGGACAGGCTAAGTCAAACACTTATCCGCAACCAGAGGGGGTCCTCGGTGACTGCATGCTGACCTATGGGAAGAAGCTCGGCGACGACAGCATGTTCGGACAGGCTCTCGTCGAGATGGGGGAGGCCCTCAAACAAATGGCAGATGTTAAGTATTCCCTTGATGATAATATCAAACAGAACTTCCTGGAACCATTACATCACTTACAAACTAAGGACCTTAAAGAAGTTATg CATCACCGGAAAAAGTTACAAGGCCGAAGACTCGATTTCGATTGTAAACGTCGCCGTCAAGCCAAAG GTTCGCATATTACAGATGAGGAGATTAAAATGGCCGAAGATAAATTCGCGGAGTCTCTCCATTTGGCTCAAGTGGGGATGTTTAATCTCCTCGAAAACGAT GTTGaacaaatatctcaattagcaACGTTTGCTGATGGCTTAATAGACTATCATAGTCAATGTACGGAAATTTTGAAAGCTTTATCTGAAACGCTTCATGAAAA GAGGGATGAAGCTGCAAGTCGTCCAAAAGTAGATTTTAATCCGAAAACTTTAGCTGATCTTAATATAGAGGGCGTCGACGGAATGAATGGTACGAATTTTAACAATCCCGTTATAAGTACTCGCCCTACGCCTGTTTTTAGGTCCACATCCATAACACAACCTACCCAAAAATCCGACCCTTTTGAATGGAACAATTTTACag GCTCTTCCCAATTGTCTTCGCCCCAACATAAACCGTACCAGCTTGAATTGACATCGGGACAACATTCGGCGAACG CGTCGCCGTTACCATCTCCGATGAAATCCCCGGCGAGGACTCCAATGACTCGAGCTCCATGTTGTACGGCTCTTTATGACTTTGAAGCCGAAAATATGGGCGAACTCGGGTTTAAG GAGAATGATGTAATAacattgattaataaaatcgatGAGAATTGGTTCGAAGGAAGCCTGAATGGTCGCACGGGATACTTTCCGGTATCGTATGTGAGAGTTGACATTCCATtgccataa
- the LOC111425438 gene encoding endophilin-A isoform X2 codes for MAFAGLKKQINKCNQYVTEKMGGAEGTKLDLDFMDMERKTDVTHELVEELQVKTKEFLQPNPNARAKMAAVKGISKLSGQAKSNTYPQPEGVLGDCMLTYGKKLGDDSMFGQALVEMGEALKQMADVKYSLDDNIKQNFLEPLHHLQTKDLKEVMHHRKKLQGRRLDFDCKRRRQAKVSRGNTPHSSPVKNLKATDEEIKMAEDKFAESLHLAQVGMFNLLENDVEQISQLATFADGLIDYHSQCTEILKALSETLHEKRDEAASRPKVDFNPKTLADLNIEGVDGMNGTNFNNPVISTRPTPVFRSTSITQPTQKSDPFEWNNFTGSSQLSSPQHKPYQLELTSGQHSANASPLPSPMKSPARTPMTRAPCCTALYDFEAENMGELGFKENDVITLINKIDENWFEGSLNGRTGYFPVSYVRVDIPLP; via the exons ATGGCTTTTGCTGGATTAAAGAAACAAATCAACAAATGCAACCAG tatgTTACAGAAAAAATGGGTGGCGCAGAGGGAACGAAATTGGATTTGGACTTTATGGATATGGAACGTAAGACGGACGTCACGCACGAGTTGGTTGAAGAACTTCAGGTGAAGACGAAAGAGTTCCTGCAGCCGAATCCGAACGCGCGCGCGAAAATGGCCGCGGTTAAAGGTATTAGTAAACTGAGCGGACAGGCTAAGTCAAACACTTATCCGCAACCAGAGGGGGTCCTCGGTGACTGCATGCTGACCTATGGGAAGAAGCTCGGCGACGACAGCATGTTCGGACAGGCTCTCGTCGAGATGGGGGAGGCCCTCAAACAAATGGCAGATGTTAAGTATTCCCTTGATGATAATATCAAACAGAACTTCCTGGAACCATTACATCACTTACAAACTAAGGACCTTAAAGAAGTTATg CATCACCGGAAAAAGTTACAAGGCCGAAGACTCGATTTCGATTGTAAACGTCGCCGTCAAGCCAAAG TGTCTAGGGGTAACACCCCTCACTCCAGTCCAGTGAAAAATCTAAAGGCTACTG ATGAGGAGATTAAAATGGCCGAAGATAAATTCGCGGAGTCTCTCCATTTGGCTCAAGTGGGGATGTTTAATCTCCTCGAAAACGAT GTTGaacaaatatctcaattagcaACGTTTGCTGATGGCTTAATAGACTATCATAGTCAATGTACGGAAATTTTGAAAGCTTTATCTGAAACGCTTCATGAAAA GAGGGATGAAGCTGCAAGTCGTCCAAAAGTAGATTTTAATCCGAAAACTTTAGCTGATCTTAATATAGAGGGCGTCGACGGAATGAATGGTACGAATTTTAACAATCCCGTTATAAGTACTCGCCCTACGCCTGTTTTTAGGTCCACATCCATAACACAACCTACCCAAAAATCCGACCCTTTTGAATGGAACAATTTTACag GCTCTTCCCAATTGTCTTCGCCCCAACATAAACCGTACCAGCTTGAATTGACATCGGGACAACATTCGGCGAACG CGTCGCCGTTACCATCTCCGATGAAATCCCCGGCGAGGACTCCAATGACTCGAGCTCCATGTTGTACGGCTCTTTATGACTTTGAAGCCGAAAATATGGGCGAACTCGGGTTTAAG GAGAATGATGTAATAacattgattaataaaatcgatGAGAATTGGTTCGAAGGAAGCCTGAATGGTCGCACGGGATACTTTCCGGTATCGTATGTGAGAGTTGACATTCCATtgccataa
- the LOC111425438 gene encoding endophilin-A isoform X11 → MAFAGLKKQINKCNQYVTEKMGGAEGTKLDLDFMDMERKTDVTHELVEELQVKTKEFLQPNPNARAKMAAVKGISKLSGQAKSNTYPQPEGVLGDCMLTYGKKLGDDSMFGQALVEMGEALKQMADVKYSLDDNIKQNFLEPLHHLQTKDLKEVMHHRKKLQGRRLDFDCKRRRQAKGSHITDEEIKMAEDKFAESLHLAQVGMFNLLENDVEQISQLATFADGLIDYHSQCTEILKALSETLHEKRDEAASRPKVDFNPKTLADLNIEGVDGMNGSSQLSSPQHKPYQLELTSGQHSANVLSASPLPSPMKSPARTPMTRAPCCTALYDFEAENMGELGFKENDVITLINKIDENWFEGSLNGRTGYFPVSYVRVDIPLP, encoded by the exons ATGGCTTTTGCTGGATTAAAGAAACAAATCAACAAATGCAACCAG tatgTTACAGAAAAAATGGGTGGCGCAGAGGGAACGAAATTGGATTTGGACTTTATGGATATGGAACGTAAGACGGACGTCACGCACGAGTTGGTTGAAGAACTTCAGGTGAAGACGAAAGAGTTCCTGCAGCCGAATCCGAACGCGCGCGCGAAAATGGCCGCGGTTAAAGGTATTAGTAAACTGAGCGGACAGGCTAAGTCAAACACTTATCCGCAACCAGAGGGGGTCCTCGGTGACTGCATGCTGACCTATGGGAAGAAGCTCGGCGACGACAGCATGTTCGGACAGGCTCTCGTCGAGATGGGGGAGGCCCTCAAACAAATGGCAGATGTTAAGTATTCCCTTGATGATAATATCAAACAGAACTTCCTGGAACCATTACATCACTTACAAACTAAGGACCTTAAAGAAGTTATg CATCACCGGAAAAAGTTACAAGGCCGAAGACTCGATTTCGATTGTAAACGTCGCCGTCAAGCCAAAG GTTCGCATATTACAGATGAGGAGATTAAAATGGCCGAAGATAAATTCGCGGAGTCTCTCCATTTGGCTCAAGTGGGGATGTTTAATCTCCTCGAAAACGAT GTTGaacaaatatctcaattagcaACGTTTGCTGATGGCTTAATAGACTATCATAGTCAATGTACGGAAATTTTGAAAGCTTTATCTGAAACGCTTCATGAAAA GAGGGATGAAGCTGCAAGTCGTCCAAAAGTAGATTTTAATCCGAAAACTTTAGCTGATCTTAATATAGAGGGCGTCGACGGAATGAATG GCTCTTCCCAATTGTCTTCGCCCCAACATAAACCGTACCAGCTTGAATTGACATCGGGACAACATTCGGCGAACG ttttgtCAGCGTCGCCGTTACCATCTCCGATGAAATCCCCGGCGAGGACTCCAATGACTCGAGCTCCATGTTGTACGGCTCTTTATGACTTTGAAGCCGAAAATATGGGCGAACTCGGGTTTAAG GAGAATGATGTAATAacattgattaataaaatcgatGAGAATTGGTTCGAAGGAAGCCTGAATGGTCGCACGGGATACTTTCCGGTATCGTATGTGAGAGTTGACATTCCATtgccataa
- the LOC111425438 gene encoding endophilin-A isoform X12 translates to MAFAGLKKQINKCNQYVTEKMGGAEGTKLDLDFMDMERKTDVTHELVEELQVKTKEFLQPNPNARAKMAAVKGISKLSGQAKSNTYPQPEGVLGDCMLTYGKKLGDDSMFGQALVEMGEALKQMADVKYSLDDNIKQNFLEPLHHLQTKDLKEVMHHRKKLQGRRLDFDCKRRRQAKGSHITDEEIKMAEDKFAESLHLAQVGMFNLLENDVEQISQLATFADGLIDYHSQCTEILKALSETLHEKRDEAASRPKVDFNPKTLADLNIEGVDGMNGSSQLSSPQHKPYQLELTSGQHSANASPLPSPMKSPARTPMTRAPCCTALYDFEAENMGELGFKENDVITLINKIDENWFEGSLNGRTGYFPVSYVRVDIPLP, encoded by the exons ATGGCTTTTGCTGGATTAAAGAAACAAATCAACAAATGCAACCAG tatgTTACAGAAAAAATGGGTGGCGCAGAGGGAACGAAATTGGATTTGGACTTTATGGATATGGAACGTAAGACGGACGTCACGCACGAGTTGGTTGAAGAACTTCAGGTGAAGACGAAAGAGTTCCTGCAGCCGAATCCGAACGCGCGCGCGAAAATGGCCGCGGTTAAAGGTATTAGTAAACTGAGCGGACAGGCTAAGTCAAACACTTATCCGCAACCAGAGGGGGTCCTCGGTGACTGCATGCTGACCTATGGGAAGAAGCTCGGCGACGACAGCATGTTCGGACAGGCTCTCGTCGAGATGGGGGAGGCCCTCAAACAAATGGCAGATGTTAAGTATTCCCTTGATGATAATATCAAACAGAACTTCCTGGAACCATTACATCACTTACAAACTAAGGACCTTAAAGAAGTTATg CATCACCGGAAAAAGTTACAAGGCCGAAGACTCGATTTCGATTGTAAACGTCGCCGTCAAGCCAAAG GTTCGCATATTACAGATGAGGAGATTAAAATGGCCGAAGATAAATTCGCGGAGTCTCTCCATTTGGCTCAAGTGGGGATGTTTAATCTCCTCGAAAACGAT GTTGaacaaatatctcaattagcaACGTTTGCTGATGGCTTAATAGACTATCATAGTCAATGTACGGAAATTTTGAAAGCTTTATCTGAAACGCTTCATGAAAA GAGGGATGAAGCTGCAAGTCGTCCAAAAGTAGATTTTAATCCGAAAACTTTAGCTGATCTTAATATAGAGGGCGTCGACGGAATGAATG GCTCTTCCCAATTGTCTTCGCCCCAACATAAACCGTACCAGCTTGAATTGACATCGGGACAACATTCGGCGAACG CGTCGCCGTTACCATCTCCGATGAAATCCCCGGCGAGGACTCCAATGACTCGAGCTCCATGTTGTACGGCTCTTTATGACTTTGAAGCCGAAAATATGGGCGAACTCGGGTTTAAG GAGAATGATGTAATAacattgattaataaaatcgatGAGAATTGGTTCGAAGGAAGCCTGAATGGTCGCACGGGATACTTTCCGGTATCGTATGTGAGAGTTGACATTCCATtgccataa